One window from the genome of Paenibacillus azoreducens encodes:
- a CDS encoding S1 RNA-binding domain-containing protein, whose protein sequence is MNPVAGTIQTYEVMREVSPYGYFLDADGQDVLLHYSELTREIKPGDQVEVFIFYDTEDRLAATMKKPYLTLGEMAKLVVADVHPRLGCFLEMGLGRQLLLPVRELPEMKELRPQVGDSVFVIMEHDKQGRLRAKLAGEQELSQHAFRAPETWLNQWFKATVYRPLQMGTFVVLDGGVVGLGVIGMIHSSERVRLLRLGEEVEVRVAHIREDGRVNLSMAQRKEVGRDLDSERILSFLKERPTGDMPYSDATPPDIIKQRFGISKSAFKRALGKLMKEGLVTQKENWTYLVKRDADGQDS, encoded by the coding sequence ATGAATCCGGTCGCAGGTACGATACAGACATATGAAGTCATGCGCGAAGTATCCCCTTACGGGTATTTCCTGGATGCGGATGGACAGGATGTCCTGCTGCACTACTCAGAACTTACGCGCGAGATCAAGCCGGGCGATCAGGTAGAGGTGTTTATCTTTTACGATACCGAAGACCGGCTGGCAGCCACGATGAAAAAACCTTACCTCACGTTGGGCGAGATGGCCAAGCTGGTTGTTGCCGATGTTCATCCGCGGCTTGGATGCTTTCTGGAGATGGGGCTTGGGCGTCAGCTTTTGCTGCCGGTGCGCGAGCTGCCTGAGATGAAAGAGCTTCGTCCGCAGGTAGGGGATTCGGTGTTTGTCATTATGGAGCATGACAAGCAGGGACGTCTGCGCGCCAAACTGGCGGGGGAGCAGGAGCTGTCCCAGCATGCTTTCAGAGCCCCTGAAACATGGCTGAACCAATGGTTTAAAGCCACGGTGTACAGACCGCTGCAGATGGGAACGTTTGTAGTCCTGGACGGCGGAGTGGTTGGGCTTGGCGTTATCGGGATGATTCATTCCTCGGAACGTGTGCGATTATTGAGGCTTGGCGAGGAAGTCGAAGTCCGCGTCGCCCATATTCGTGAGGACGGGCGCGTCAATCTGTCGATGGCCCAGCGGAAGGAAGTAGGCCGCGATCTGGACTCGGAACGGATTCTGTCCTTCCTGAAAGAGCGTCCAACAGGCGATATGCCGTATTCGGACGCAACGCCTCCGGATATTATCAAGCAGCGTTTCGGCATCAGCAAATCGGCCTTTAAACGGGCTTTGGGCAAGCTGATGAAGGAAGGTCTCGTGACTCAAAAGGAAAATTGGACGTATTTGGTCAAACGGGATGCTGATGGGCAGGATAGTTAA
- a CDS encoding DUF4129 domain-containing transglutaminase family protein, translating to MKTWFSYFRNSLFYSLSIFWIWIMGLQWISFMDFTWYEETKAIALFVITLVTVCEIVLPIKRVYRMILEGAAVFYIIYRELLNYWVYTPSGAMANRIQQYIENLSPYIWIALGAWFLMLISPLLVSTKRRILLFSGMNVIAFCIFDSFTPIDLWREVAWTVFAALGWLVSEHLRRFQSRFPAGWRRLRKYPLKILIHAAVLFTVIFVAGVNMPTVSPVLTDPYTAWVGGSGGTFSNGADVSGELKSAKPASTSGYSRNDNHLGAGFDFDYSPVMSVKSDQRSYWRGESRKVYSGSGWSDSGGGDLKEVDAGSVLHSSDPPAAGGSETLEQTVTMLNDNVYPVLFGAFHVTEIKEIDNAEGGSLLWDQSQSALRWNADPKHPQYPKTYTVVSELPVIPEDEIRGKTFKDLYGKGKHDVDEEYLQIPKDFPERTRKLAEQVTSTAKTPYEKIGLLQNYLINNFKYTNSPDLSKKNSSDFVDSFLFEVKEGYCDYFSTSMVMMARSLNIPARWVKGYAPGQQQMEPDAMQQLGGNAPDSDTYTITNADAHSWAEVYFGQYGWVPVEATPGFNMPLLTHQGDSEPVTVPEVEEEPQPEEQTKSPVMDAGSKEFSLSRAAVGWITALCVTALAAYALWYYRIPLRFLLVGVRKGQKLTADQKVIVMTERWLRVMKRKRIYRSPHETLRESVGRWNRERPALAPSLNALLMLFEKARYSPASISEAEWRTVYAHSRELRAALKHGDDQAA from the coding sequence ATGAAGACCTGGTTTTCTTATTTTAGAAATTCGCTTTTTTATTCGTTATCCATTTTCTGGATTTGGATTATGGGTCTGCAGTGGATTTCTTTTATGGATTTTACGTGGTACGAAGAGACGAAAGCAATCGCTTTGTTTGTCATCACTTTAGTCACCGTATGTGAGATCGTGCTGCCAATCAAACGCGTCTACCGGATGATTCTGGAGGGCGCTGCCGTCTTTTACATCATATATAGGGAACTCCTCAATTATTGGGTTTATACGCCTTCGGGGGCAATGGCAAACCGCATTCAGCAATATATTGAAAATCTTTCACCTTATATTTGGATCGCTTTAGGAGCCTGGTTTCTCATGCTGATTAGCCCCCTTCTTGTCAGCACGAAGCGCAGGATCCTCCTCTTTTCAGGGATGAATGTGATCGCTTTTTGCATTTTTGATTCTTTCACGCCGATCGATCTGTGGCGCGAGGTTGCCTGGACGGTTTTTGCGGCACTCGGTTGGCTCGTAAGCGAGCATCTCCGCCGCTTTCAATCGCGGTTCCCGGCAGGTTGGAGGAGGCTGCGGAAATATCCGCTTAAAATTTTGATTCATGCCGCTGTCTTGTTTACCGTTATTTTCGTAGCCGGCGTCAATATGCCGACGGTATCGCCGGTATTGACCGATCCATACACCGCTTGGGTGGGGGGCTCGGGAGGCACCTTCTCCAATGGTGCGGATGTAAGCGGCGAATTGAAGTCTGCCAAACCAGCCAGCACTTCCGGATACAGCCGTAATGACAATCATTTGGGCGCAGGGTTTGATTTTGACTATTCGCCCGTCATGTCGGTGAAATCCGACCAGCGCAGTTACTGGCGTGGTGAAAGCAGAAAGGTATACTCCGGAAGCGGCTGGTCCGACTCCGGAGGCGGCGATCTCAAAGAAGTGGATGCGGGTTCTGTGCTGCATAGCAGCGATCCCCCTGCGGCGGGAGGATCGGAAACGCTGGAGCAGACTGTTACCATGCTGAACGATAACGTATATCCTGTTCTGTTCGGTGCTTTTCATGTAACTGAAATCAAGGAGATTGATAATGCGGAGGGGGGCAGCCTTTTATGGGATCAAAGCCAATCCGCACTGCGCTGGAATGCTGATCCCAAGCATCCGCAGTACCCGAAGACATATACGGTCGTGTCGGAGCTTCCCGTCATTCCGGAAGACGAGATCCGCGGCAAAACGTTCAAAGATTTGTACGGCAAAGGCAAACATGATGTGGACGAAGAATATTTGCAAATCCCTAAGGATTTCCCGGAGCGCACGCGCAAGCTGGCTGAACAAGTGACTTCCACTGCAAAAACGCCGTATGAAAAAATAGGATTGCTGCAAAACTACTTAATAAATAACTTCAAATATACAAACTCGCCAGATCTCTCCAAAAAAAACAGCAGTGATTTCGTTGACAGCTTCCTTTTTGAAGTGAAGGAGGGCTACTGCGATTATTTCTCGACATCGATGGTGATGATGGCCAGGTCGCTGAATATTCCGGCCCGTTGGGTTAAGGGCTATGCGCCGGGCCAACAGCAAATGGAACCTGATGCGATGCAGCAATTAGGCGGAAATGCACCTGATTCAGACACATACACCATCACCAACGCAGATGCCCACTCTTGGGCCGAAGTCTATTTTGGGCAGTATGGCTGGGTGCCCGTCGAGGCTACGCCGGGCTTCAATATGCCGCTGCTGACCCATCAGGGAGACAGCGAGCCCGTCACTGTACCGGAAGTGGAAGAGGAGCCGCAGCCGGAAGAGCAGACGAAAAGTCCGGTTATGGATGCAGGGAGTAAGGAGTTTAGTCTTTCCCGCGCGGCTGTGGGCTGGATTACGGCTCTTTGCGTTACTGCGCTAGCGGCATACGCTCTGTGGTATTACCGGATTCCTTTACGGTTCCTTCTTGTCGGGGTCCGGAAGGGGCAAAAGCTGACTGCCGACCAAAAAGTAATCGTCATGACAGAACGGTGGCTGCGTGTAATGAAGCGCAAGCGCATTTACCGAAGTCCGCATGAAACGCTGCGTGAATCGGTGGGCAGATGGAACCGGGAGCGGCCGGCCCTTGCTCCTTCCCTGAATGCGCTGCTCATGCTGTTCGAAAAAGCAAGGTACAGTCCCGCATCCATATCGGAAGCCGAATGGAGAACCGTATACGCCCACAGCCGAGAGCTGCGGGCAGCCTTGAAACATGGGGATGATCAGGCGGCATAA
- the yhbY gene encoding ribosome assembly RNA-binding protein YhbY, producing MLTGKQKRYLRSLAHHLDPIFQIGKGGTNEQLVRHINEAIEKRELIKVSVLNNCLDDKHEMAEELAEKAKAELVQVIGNTIILYKESKDHKQIELP from the coding sequence ATGTTAACGGGTAAGCAAAAACGCTATCTTAGATCCCTTGCACATCATTTGGACCCGATTTTCCAAATCGGAAAAGGCGGGACCAATGAACAGCTTGTAAGGCATATTAACGAAGCGATTGAAAAAAGGGAACTTATAAAAGTCAGCGTGCTGAACAACTGCCTTGACGATAAACATGAAATGGCCGAAGAGCTTGCGGAAAAAGCCAAGGCTGAGTTGGTGCAGGTGATCGGGAACACGATTATTTTGTATAAGGAATCCAAAGATCATAAACAAATAGAATTGCCATAA
- the aroE gene encoding shikimate dehydrogenase: MVNTELLAATGALLLGVIGDPIAHSKSPVMHQAALSALGLPGAYVPMHVKRGRAEGAITAIKALGFRGINVTIPHKVDVIPFLDHLDETALRIGAVNTIVNDHGILTGYNTDGIGYVRSLKEEAVPDLQGKRIMVLGAGGAARGIVYALALEKPDRIVIANRTADKAEALAAEWKDLADIRGISMEELPAYLIETDILINTTSVGMHPLMADTPVAVGLIPEGIVVSDLIYNPLQTKLLTESKQKGCTIHGGLGMFVNQGAYALEYWTGLPAPVAAMRNAVLNDMGK; this comes from the coding sequence ATGGTAAATACGGAATTGCTTGCAGCGACAGGGGCGCTGCTGCTTGGTGTGATCGGCGATCCGATCGCCCATTCCAAATCGCCAGTTATGCACCAGGCGGCATTATCGGCACTGGGACTGCCTGGAGCCTATGTTCCGATGCATGTCAAGCGTGGACGGGCAGAGGGAGCTATCACCGCAATCAAGGCTCTTGGCTTTCGGGGGATCAATGTGACGATCCCTCACAAAGTGGATGTAATCCCCTTTCTGGATCATCTGGATGAGACGGCCTTACGAATCGGCGCAGTCAATACGATCGTAAATGATCATGGCATTCTGACCGGGTATAATACGGATGGCATCGGTTACGTTCGTTCGCTGAAAGAAGAGGCAGTGCCTGATCTCCAGGGGAAAAGGATCATGGTGCTGGGGGCTGGCGGTGCTGCGCGGGGCATTGTATATGCATTGGCGCTGGAAAAACCGGACCGGATTGTCATTGCCAACCGCACGGCCGACAAGGCGGAGGCGCTGGCAGCAGAATGGAAGGATCTGGCGGACATTCGCGGAATATCCATGGAGGAACTGCCGGCATATCTTATAGAAACCGACATTCTAATCAATACGACTTCGGTCGGCATGCATCCGCTTATGGCCGATACGCCGGTAGCGGTTGGTTTGATTCCCGAGGGAATCGTGGTCAGCGATCTGATCTATAATCCGCTGCAGACGAAATTGCTGACGGAGAGCAAACAGAAGGGCTGCACGATTCACGGCGGGTTGGGAATGTTCGTGAATCAAGGCGCCTACGCATTGGAATACTGGACCGGCCTGCCGGCCCCGGTAGCCGCGATGAGAAACGCCGTGCTGAATGATATGGGAAAATGA
- a CDS encoding YqeG family HAD IIIA-type phosphatase, whose translation MLEKLIPKLRVDTVFDIDLEGLYAKGYRGIITDLDNTLVGAKEPLATPELLTWFERVKQIGFKLVIVSNNSMERVKNFATPLDLKFVHQARKPRNAPFRKAMSMLGLSGQETIVVGDQMMTDVYGGNRMGLFTVLVLPISIADEGWGTRINRRLEKIALKRLRKKGLWLEEEKHQ comes from the coding sequence TTGCTCGAAAAGTTAATCCCTAAATTAAGGGTGGATACAGTATTTGATATCGATTTGGAAGGCTTGTATGCCAAGGGTTACAGAGGAATAATCACCGATCTGGACAATACGCTGGTCGGAGCGAAAGAGCCGCTGGCGACGCCGGAACTGCTGACTTGGTTCGAGCGGGTCAAGCAAATCGGTTTCAAGCTGGTTATCGTATCAAATAACAGCATGGAACGCGTAAAGAATTTTGCCACGCCGCTTGATCTCAAGTTTGTGCACCAGGCACGCAAGCCGAGGAACGCCCCCTTTCGAAAAGCCATGAGCATGCTGGGACTGAGCGGCCAAGAAACGATTGTCGTTGGCGATCAAATGATGACCGATGTGTATGGAGGCAACCGCATGGGTCTTTTTACAGTGCTCGTACTTCCGATTTCGATAGCGGATGAAGGCTGGGGGACGAGGATCAACCGCCGCCTCGAAAAAATAGCACTGAAACGCTTGCGTAAAAAAGGATTATGGCTTGAGGAGGAAAAACATCAGTGA
- the yqeH gene encoding ribosome biogenesis GTPase YqeH: MKDPIEGQGVLKCSGCGIELQVSNPDLPGYVPEQSLGNNPVVCRRCFRIKNYNEASSVTVDQDEFLRLLSQIGGKKALVIHIVDLFDFDGSLISGLQRFVGNNPVILAVNKIDLLPKVTNWNKVINWVQKQCKEQGLKTEEIILCSAKKNQGFDRLLDAVAERRGSRDVYVVGATNVGKSTLINRLIRDYSDLEQELTVSRYPGTTLDMVSIPLDDGHFIIDTPGIVYPWRYSEMVDRKDLGAIMPENPLKPMVYQLNEGQTLFFGGMARFDFIQGERQSFTCFVSSRLKIHRTKLEKADSLFEEHAGTLLSPPNTEDLGKLPEWTRHEIRVPKGAKLDLFISGLGWVKVNSDQGALTAIHAPKGVKVVSRPCLI; the protein is encoded by the coding sequence GTGAAAGACCCGATTGAAGGACAAGGCGTCCTCAAATGCAGCGGCTGCGGCATCGAGCTGCAGGTGTCGAATCCCGATTTGCCGGGGTACGTCCCGGAACAATCGCTCGGCAATAACCCGGTGGTATGCCGGCGGTGCTTCCGAATTAAAAACTATAATGAGGCTTCTTCCGTGACGGTAGACCAGGATGAATTCCTGCGGCTTTTAAGCCAAATCGGCGGCAAGAAAGCGCTCGTCATTCATATTGTCGATTTGTTTGATTTCGACGGCAGCTTGATTTCGGGACTGCAGCGATTCGTAGGCAACAACCCCGTCATCCTCGCCGTCAACAAAATCGACCTTCTGCCGAAAGTGACGAACTGGAACAAAGTGATCAACTGGGTTCAGAAGCAATGCAAGGAGCAGGGACTCAAAACCGAGGAGATCATCCTGTGCAGCGCGAAGAAAAATCAAGGTTTCGATCGCCTGCTGGATGCAGTGGCCGAGCGCCGAGGCAGCCGCGACGTTTATGTAGTGGGAGCAACCAATGTGGGCAAATCGACCCTGATCAACCGGCTAATCCGCGATTACAGCGACCTGGAACAGGAACTGACGGTATCCCGTTATCCAGGCACGACACTGGATATGGTCAGCATCCCTCTGGATGACGGCCATTTCATAATCGATACCCCGGGCATCGTTTACCCATGGCGTTATAGTGAGATGGTTGACCGCAAGGATTTGGGGGCGATCATGCCGGAAAATCCGCTGAAGCCGATGGTTTATCAGCTTAATGAAGGCCAAACGCTATTCTTCGGAGGGATGGCCCGCTTTGATTTTATCCAGGGAGAGCGGCAATCCTTTACCTGCTTTGTCAGCAGCAGATTGAAGATTCACCGGACCAAGCTGGAGAAGGCGGATAGCTTATTTGAAGAGCATGCGGGCACATTGCTGTCGCCGCCGAATACTGAAGATCTGGGCAAGCTCCCGGAGTGGACCAGACATGAGATTCGGGTTCCCAAAGGCGCCAAGCTGGATCTGTTTATTTCCGGCCTCGGTTGGGTCAAGGTGAACAGCGATCAAGGCGCTTTAACGGCCATCCATGCGCCTAAAGGCGTCAAAGTGGTGTCCAGACCCTGTTTGATCTGA
- the nadD gene encoding nicotinate-nucleotide adenylyltransferase encodes MKVGIMGGTFDPIHIGHLLAAEAARDSFGLDEVWFMPSHIPPHKEQAGASGEDRLGMVAEAISDHPCFRTLDIEIRRGGVSYTIDTVKEIRGSFEDIEFHFIIGADMVNYLPKWEGIEELVNLMSFIGVGRPGSTLNLAALPPYLHGKVLLADMPQVDISSTEIRERLATGHSIRYMVTDSVYDYIRRRGLYGIQPGRTD; translated from the coding sequence ATGAAGGTAGGCATCATGGGCGGCACCTTCGATCCGATTCATATCGGCCATTTGCTGGCCGCTGAAGCGGCAAGGGATTCGTTCGGGCTTGACGAAGTCTGGTTCATGCCAAGCCATATCCCGCCCCACAAGGAACAGGCCGGAGCATCGGGAGAGGACCGGCTCGGCATGGTGGCCGAAGCGATTTCGGACCACCCCTGTTTCCGAACGCTTGACATTGAGATCAGAAGAGGCGGCGTTTCCTACACCATTGATACGGTGAAGGAAATTCGCGGCTCTTTTGAAGATATAGAGTTTCATTTTATTATCGGCGCTGATATGGTGAATTATCTCCCCAAATGGGAGGGGATTGAGGAACTTGTTAATCTTATGAGCTTTATCGGCGTGGGACGACCAGGGTCAACATTAAATCTCGCGGCGTTGCCGCCTTATTTACATGGTAAGGTGCTGCTTGCCGACATGCCCCAGGTCGATATTTCATCGACGGAAATCAGGGAAAGGCTGGCGACAGGCCATTCGATCCGCTATATGGTAACGGACAGCGTCTATGACTATATCAGAAGGAGAGGATTGTATGGAATTCAGCCGGGAAGAACTGATTAA
- a CDS encoding class I SAM-dependent DNA methyltransferase, which produces MSSYKKFAYVYDELMEEMPYPDWLRFARQAWEKHGTMPKSVVELGCGTGSITIPLVNAGFEVTGIDLSADMLSVARRKMDTTPQGLRLHQEGSIRWVQQDMREWKTPDQVDTVISFCDCFNYLLEKQDVVSAFVQTYNGLKPGGIFLFDVHHPNTLIRYDEEQPFVWDERSVSYIWTCELDKSRCEIEHHLSIFAREEQSGLYRRFEETHVQRAYDPEWLKTELSKAGFRDVKCYADFEWVEAGDDAQRLFFVAVK; this is translated from the coding sequence ATGTCTTCTTACAAAAAATTTGCATACGTTTATGATGAATTGATGGAGGAGATGCCTTACCCTGATTGGCTCCGCTTCGCGAGGCAGGCTTGGGAAAAGCATGGCACCATGCCCAAGAGCGTCGTTGAGCTCGGCTGCGGTACGGGCAGCATTACCATTCCGCTCGTCAATGCAGGCTTTGAAGTGACGGGTATCGATTTATCTGCGGATATGCTGTCCGTCGCCAGAAGGAAAATGGATACCACGCCCCAGGGCTTAAGGCTTCACCAAGAAGGCTCCATTCGTTGGGTTCAGCAGGATATGCGGGAATGGAAAACCCCCGACCAGGTTGACACAGTCATTTCTTTCTGCGATTGCTTTAACTATTTGCTTGAGAAGCAGGATGTCGTTTCGGCATTCGTCCAAACATACAACGGTTTAAAGCCTGGGGGGATTTTCCTGTTCGATGTTCACCATCCGAATACGTTGATCCGATACGACGAAGAGCAGCCGTTTGTATGGGATGAACGGTCGGTATCTTACATATGGACTTGTGAACTGGATAAATCCCGCTGTGAAATCGAACATCATTTGAGTATTTTCGCAAGGGAAGAGCAAAGCGGTTTGTACCGCAGGTTCGAAGAGACGCATGTCCAGCGCGCCTATGATCCGGAATGGTTAAAAACGGAGCTGAGCAAGGCAGGCTTCCGCGACGTGAAATGTTATGCGGATTTCGAATGGGTTGAAGCAGGCGATGATGCCCAGCGCCTTTTTTTCGTGGCAGTTAAATAG
- a CDS encoding 3-ketoacyl-ACP reductase translates to MKLTDLKNKTAIITGAGKGIGRAIATALAKEGVNLGLMARTASDLEALKESLSKEYGVSVYMATADVSSRSEVEAAVSKLKEELGRIDILINNAGIATFGTVAEMNPEEWERIIQVNLLGTYYVSRAVLPAMLDQNSGDIINISSTAGEKGFATGSAYCASKFGIMGLTESLLQEVRKKNIRVVALTPSTVNTDLARTNNLSIGEEDRMMQPEDVAELTLAALKLPARVFVKSAGIWTTNPQ, encoded by the coding sequence ATGAAACTTACAGATTTGAAAAATAAAACAGCGATTATTACAGGTGCTGGCAAAGGCATCGGCCGTGCCATTGCGACGGCGCTTGCCAAGGAAGGCGTAAACCTTGGGCTGATGGCCAGAACCGCTTCCGATCTTGAGGCGCTCAAGGAGTCGCTCTCCAAAGAGTACGGCGTGTCAGTCTATATGGCAACGGCTGACGTATCCTCACGTTCCGAGGTGGAAGCGGCGGTGTCCAAACTTAAAGAGGAACTGGGCCGCATCGACATTCTGATCAACAATGCGGGAATTGCCACTTTCGGCACCGTTGCCGAGATGAATCCAGAGGAATGGGAACGTATTATTCAGGTCAATTTGCTGGGGACGTATTATGTTTCCCGTGCGGTTCTCCCGGCAATGCTTGACCAGAATAGCGGCGATATCATCAATATTTCGTCGACGGCGGGGGAAAAAGGATTTGCGACGGGTTCAGCCTATTGCGCTTCCAAATTCGGCATCATGGGCCTGACCGAGTCGCTTCTTCAAGAGGTTCGCAAAAAGAACATCCGCGTCGTTGCGCTTACTCCAAGCACCGTAAATACGGATCTGGCCCGCACCAACAATCTTAGCATCGGCGAGGAAGACCGGATGATGCAGCCGGAGGATGTGGCTGAACTAACTTTGGCCGCCTTGAAGCTTCCGGCGCGCGTGTTCGTGAAATCTGCCGGGATTTGGACAACTAATCCGCAATAA
- the rsfS gene encoding ribosome silencing factor: MTLTSEELLNLAVAAAEDKKAMNIVALDLKGVSLIADYFIICHGNSDVQVQSITTEIRKRVHEAGSEVRGIEGMNSARWVLIDLGDVIVHVFHRDEREYYNIERLWSDAKVVETV, translated from the coding sequence ATGACCCTTACATCAGAAGAATTGTTAAATCTGGCAGTCGCAGCTGCCGAAGATAAAAAAGCAATGAACATCGTAGCGCTGGATTTGAAAGGCGTTTCGCTGATTGCGGATTATTTTATCATATGCCACGGGAATTCGGATGTTCAGGTTCAGTCCATCACCACGGAAATCCGCAAACGCGTGCATGAAGCGGGTTCGGAAGTCCGCGGGATCGAAGGTATGAACTCTGCCCGTTGGGTGCTTATCGATTTGGGGGATGTCATCGTGCATGTCTTCCACCGGGATGAGCGCGAGTATTACAACATCGAACGACTGTGGTCGGACGCCAAGGTTGTGGAAACGGTATGA
- the yqeK gene encoding bis(5'-nucleosyl)-tetraphosphatase (symmetrical) YqeK encodes MEFSREELIKSVSEQMPAMRWQHTQGVMQTAVKLAEKYGADPAKAERAAILHDVAKYWPVKKMEAMIRDNGLSQDLLLYDKALWHAEVGAFVAKQDYGVEDQEILDAIRYHTSGRTSMTLLDKVVCLADYIEPGRDFPGVNNIRELANHSLEEGLVAGFDSTISLLVSRRQIIFPMTVLARNDLIKQLEANS; translated from the coding sequence ATGGAATTCAGCCGGGAAGAACTGATTAAATCGGTTTCGGAGCAAATGCCGGCCATGCGCTGGCAGCATACGCAGGGTGTGATGCAAACGGCGGTTAAGCTTGCCGAGAAATACGGGGCTGATCCGGCGAAGGCTGAGCGGGCCGCGATTTTGCATGATGTTGCCAAATATTGGCCCGTCAAAAAGATGGAAGCCATGATCCGGGATAACGGCTTGTCCCAGGATCTGCTGCTTTACGATAAAGCGCTTTGGCATGCGGAAGTGGGAGCTTTTGTCGCCAAACAAGATTATGGTGTTGAGGACCAGGAAATACTGGATGCGATCAGGTATCATACGTCGGGGCGAACCTCGATGACGCTGCTGGATAAGGTGGTATGTCTGGCGGATTACATTGAACCCGGAAGGGATTTTCCAGGGGTGAATAATATCCGGGAACTGGCCAACCATAGCCTTGAAGAGGGACTGGTTGCAGGCTTTGATTCCACCATCAGCTTGCTCGTGTCGCGGCGGCAAATTATTTTCCCGATGACGGTCCTTGCCCGTAATGATCTTATAAAACAGTTGGAGGCGAATTCATGA